In one bacterium genomic region, the following are encoded:
- the mltG gene encoding endolytic transglycosylase MltG gives MPQQPRSQNLGSSHATAKRPDGARKIAKTLVIIVSLGIIMTVLIFGWALYSINTSSGMGAPKLITIKEGSSIDSIAQDLKSSAIISNTTLFSLYARLGPARGQLKPGPYMLASGMSTVQIVDYLASGKIASRQITIAEGKTIKQIGVALEKDTGFTGQEFESLARTQPEANQLLRQLEAPTSETNPEGVYFPDTYEILKNQDASVLAQKMLATFKSEALSYLVNPAPEAGKTVHPYVARLTPYQRLILASMVEKEAAKSDDRAKIAAVFYNRLNDGMRLESDPTINYATGKVVPSAQDLTINSPYNTYRTKGLPPTPICNPSLDSIKAVIYAQPNDYYFFIGKDRQVYFAQTYAEHQANIKKHLQ, from the coding sequence ATGCCACAACAGCCACGGAGCCAAAATTTAGGCTCGAGCCATGCTACTGCAAAACGTCCTGATGGGGCACGAAAAATAGCTAAAACGCTAGTGATTATAGTTTCACTAGGGATAATAATGACGGTTCTGATTTTTGGTTGGGCATTATATTCGATTAATACATCGTCTGGCATGGGCGCACCAAAGCTTATTACGATTAAAGAAGGTAGTTCGATCGACTCTATTGCTCAGGATTTGAAGAGTAGTGCGATTATCTCAAACACCACACTTTTTAGCTTGTATGCTCGGCTTGGTCCAGCGCGTGGCCAGCTCAAGCCAGGGCCGTATATGCTTGCTTCAGGGATGTCGACGGTTCAAATTGTTGATTATCTGGCTTCCGGCAAAATTGCTTCTCGGCAAATTACTATTGCTGAAGGTAAGACTATTAAGCAGATTGGTGTTGCTTTAGAAAAAGATACAGGTTTTACGGGTCAGGAATTTGAGTCGCTCGCCAGAACTCAGCCAGAAGCTAACCAGTTATTACGTCAACTTGAGGCACCAACTAGCGAGACCAACCCGGAAGGGGTTTATTTCCCTGATACTTATGAGATTCTTAAAAATCAAGACGCAAGTGTATTGGCTCAGAAGATGCTCGCAACTTTTAAGTCTGAAGCACTAAGCTATTTAGTTAATCCGGCGCCTGAAGCTGGTAAAACGGTGCATCCGTATGTTGCTCGTCTCACACCATATCAACGGTTAATCTTGGCTTCAATGGTGGAAAAAGAGGCAGCTAAAAGTGACGACCGGGCAAAAATTGCAGCCGTTTTTTATAACCGACTAAATGATGGAATGCGCTTGGAGAGCGACCCAACCATCAATTATGCTACCGGTAAAGTTGTGCCATCAGCCCAAGATTTGACGATTAATTCGCCGTACAATACCTATCGCACAAAGGGTCTGCCACCAACGCCAATTTGCAACCCAAGTCTTGACTCAATTAAGGCGGTAATATACGCCCAGCCAAATGATTATTACTTTTTTATCGGTAAAGATAGGCAAGTTTATTTTGCTCAAACCTATGCCGAACACCAGGCTAATATTAAAAAACACTTACAGTAA
- the ruvX gene encoding Holliday junction resolvase RuvX, producing the protein MGAEHIEEAIRESFLGVDTGDVRVGIAIKPGGATRAEPVCVLQQDANTFTHIIDQARKQKVETIIVGLPRDINGNETAQTRKARNFAGELADVSGLHIILHDEFSTSERARARLGRLTRDEEKAQLDAMAATVLLDDYMESMVE; encoded by the coding sequence ATGGGGGCAGAGCACATTGAGGAGGCTATCAGGGAGTCATTTTTAGGCGTAGATACTGGCGATGTGCGAGTGGGTATTGCCATCAAGCCCGGGGGTGCAACGCGAGCCGAGCCAGTATGTGTATTGCAGCAGGACGCAAATACTTTTACCCATATTATTGATCAGGCCAGAAAACAGAAAGTAGAAACTATAATAGTTGGCTTACCGCGTGATATTAACGGCAATGAGACAGCTCAGACTCGCAAGGCCCGTAATTTTGCTGGTGAGTTAGCGGATGTTTCGGGATTGCATATAATTTTACATGATGAGTTTTCTACCTCTGAGCGAGCTCGAGCACGATTAGGTAGGCTCACCCGTGACGAAGAGAAAGCTCAGTTGGATGCTATGGCGGCGACAGTTTTGCTCGATGACTACATGGAAAGCATGGTCGAATAA
- a CDS encoding rod shape-determining protein, which translates to MALKLPKIPNFKKLSQRGSTTKQDPYIVSLDIGTEFVKALIGEVKGDHVEIIGAAKQHQRLTDMAGGAVTDIAGVVDNCDKALRMAEKMAGVVARNTVIGIAGELVRGMSTTVSYRRARPEVQIDMVELKDIIERVQRTAFDKVRDQLSWETGSSDMQVKLVNAAVVDVTIDGYRVTNPIGFQGQDVSIAVFTAFAPMVHLGALQSVARDLDLNLINIAAEPFAVAKSVGADDSTEFSAIFIDIGGGTSDIAVVNNGGVVGTKMFAIGGRSFTKRIAQSLSVSHEEAEKLKLEHSAGTLIKSEESAVAEALETDVEVWLSGVELSLSEFDELDHLPNRILLCGGGSGLPEIKKALQTEWYKDLPFARKPKIDFVAPADVNRVLDHTGRLTSPQDITTMGLANLALDIVGSEPKGEQLLQRLSRTLSI; encoded by the coding sequence ATGGCGCTTAAGCTACCTAAGATACCAAACTTCAAGAAGCTATCTCAGCGCGGGTCTACAACCAAGCAGGATCCGTACATTGTTTCTTTGGATATTGGAACGGAATTTGTTAAAGCCTTAATTGGTGAGGTGAAGGGAGATCATGTTGAAATAATCGGTGCGGCTAAACAGCATCAGCGCTTGACCGATATGGCTGGTGGGGCGGTTACCGACATTGCTGGAGTGGTTGATAATTGCGATAAGGCTCTACGGATGGCGGAAAAGATGGCTGGCGTGGTGGCGCGTAATACGGTTATTGGGATTGCAGGCGAGTTAGTGCGAGGCATGAGTACGACGGTCAGTTATCGTCGAGCACGCCCAGAAGTACAGATCGATATGGTGGAGCTAAAAGACATTATTGAGCGGGTTCAGAGGACAGCTTTTGATAAGGTGCGCGATCAATTGTCCTGGGAGACTGGCAGTAGTGATATGCAAGTTAAGTTGGTTAATGCCGCCGTGGTGGATGTGACAATTGATGGGTATCGAGTAACAAACCCCATCGGTTTTCAGGGTCAGGATGTGTCAATTGCGGTCTTTACGGCCTTTGCTCCAATGGTTCACTTGGGAGCTTTGCAGTCGGTGGCGCGCGATTTAGATTTAAATCTAATCAATATTGCAGCTGAGCCGTTTGCGGTTGCTAAAAGTGTGGGGGCCGATGATTCGACCGAGTTTTCGGCAATTTTTATAGATATTGGTGGCGGTACATCGGATATTGCAGTAGTAAATAATGGTGGTGTAGTGGGTACAAAAATGTTTGCGATTGGTGGCCGTAGCTTTACTAAGCGTATTGCTCAAAGCCTCAGTGTGAGCCATGAAGAAGCTGAGAAGCTGAAGCTAGAGCATTCGGCTGGAACGCTGATAAAATCGGAAGAATCGGCTGTAGCTGAGGCGCTTGAGACGGATGTGGAGGTTTGGCTATCTGGTGTAGAGCTTTCGCTATCGGAGTTTGATGAGCTAGATCACTTGCCAAATCGTATTCTACTATGTGGCGGCGGATCGGGTTTACCAGAAATTAAAAAAGCCCTGCAAACGGAATGGTATAAAGATTTGCCGTTTGCTCGGAAGCCAAAGATTGATTTTGTAGCACCGGCCGATGTAAATCGAGTACTGGATCATACCGGCCGACTAACCAGCCCACAGGACATCACTACAATGGGGCTGGCAAACTTAGCACTAGATATTGTTGGCAGTGAGCCGAAGGGCGAACAACTCTTGCAACGCTTAAGTCGTACTCTATCAATCTAG
- a CDS encoding CDP-alcohol phosphatidyltransferase family protein: MHSVGYSYHKHEDPPVVREVKWLLDQSAFWLLGWWLLIMKHYWPGSARVVNQVPNAMSVFRIIVSPFVAYQLGMAILDGNSNSAWMWLGITGGLIALDGLDGPLARRLDAVSDFGKAIDPAADKLLILVLAVTYCVVVWQLQGWATFVPLCGAILWVIWVEFKLILIARDTKATVDILGDQELPGANVFGKIKFTIQSLSFVLAYVLLIVNPDTPIGALWLTFMLIVARFFADKSLHQHRIDLWQLQNLARKRKLDIPDTRSAKELIRWSTRHHKIA, from the coding sequence ATGCACAGTGTTGGCTATAGCTATCACAAGCATGAAGATCCCCCTGTGGTGCGTGAGGTAAAATGGCTACTCGACCAATCTGCCTTTTGGCTCCTTGGCTGGTGGCTGCTCATCATGAAGCACTACTGGCCTGGTTCGGCTCGTGTTGTCAACCAGGTGCCAAATGCTATGTCGGTGTTTCGTATCATCGTCTCACCCTTCGTGGCCTACCAGCTCGGTATGGCGATCCTTGATGGTAATAGCAACTCGGCCTGGATGTGGCTGGGGATTACTGGTGGATTAATCGCCCTGGATGGGCTGGATGGCCCACTAGCCCGACGTCTAGATGCCGTGTCCGATTTTGGTAAAGCCATCGACCCGGCCGCCGATAAGCTACTCATACTGGTGCTGGCTGTGACCTACTGCGTGGTGGTTTGGCAGCTACAGGGTTGGGCTACATTCGTACCACTTTGTGGCGCCATTCTGTGGGTAATTTGGGTTGAGTTCAAGCTCATCCTCATTGCGCGCGATACCAAAGCTACTGTAGATATTCTGGGCGACCAAGAATTGCCCGGTGCGAATGTCTTCGGTAAAATAAAGTTCACCATCCAGTCGCTATCATTTGTACTGGCCTATGTGCTTCTTATCGTCAATCCCGACACTCCAATCGGTGCGCTGTGGTTGACCTTCATGCTCATTGTGGCTCGCTTCTTTGCCGATAAGAGCCTGCACCAGCACCGCATCGATTTGTGGCAACTGCAGAATCTCGCTCGTAAACGCAAGCTGGATATCCCAGATACCCGTTCTGCCAAAGAGCTGATCCGCTGGTCAACTCGACACCACAAGATAGCCTAA
- a CDS encoding alanine--tRNA ligase, whose amino-acid sequence MNAQEVRKKYLEFMARQDHVVVPRANIVPDGDPTTLFTGSGMQPMVPYLLGEPHPEGRRLTDSQTCIRAQDIDEVGDTSHTTFFEMLGNWSLGDYFKEQQIRWFWEFLITELKLDPHKIYVSCFAGDEKLGIPRDEEAANVWQGLFEASGVEAKIIDIGSAENGDRDGMQGGRIFYYDAKENWWSRAGTPESMPVGEPGGPDSEVFYDFGEAYHDSSFGQPHPASDSPRFMEIGNSVFMQYIKTESGFDELRHKNIDFGGGLERLAAATIDSPDVYRTSLLWPIMEKLMELTDTAYEGKESAMRIIADHVRGATFMAVDGVRPSNTAQGYVMRRLIRRAIRGGLELGVQSGLIASIVPVVIDIYKDDYVEVVERAKDVLNVLQAEEEAFRKTLERGLREFEKRTSELDFSQRPPVPTGKRTKLTGKLIFQLSDTYGFPVELSLEEAEKEAVVVASDWREEFERLLGEQKERSRTATVGQFKGGLADHSAKTVQYHTATHLMYRALRNVLGDHVVQRGSNITPERLRFDFSHTEKMTLEQIAEVEKIVNGVIERNLPVSFAEMSKDEAFEAGALGAFGEKYPDIVKVYTVGDADGDWYSREICGGPHVPRTGELGKFRITKEESSSAGVRRIKAVLE is encoded by the coding sequence ATGAACGCTCAAGAGGTCCGTAAGAAATATTTAGAATTTATGGCTCGCCAAGACCATGTAGTTGTGCCACGGGCAAATATTGTACCAGATGGTGATCCCACAACCCTTTTTACTGGGTCTGGTATGCAACCGATGGTGCCTTATTTATTGGGTGAACCACATCCAGAGGGTAGGCGTCTCACTGACTCACAAACCTGTATTCGTGCTCAAGATATTGATGAAGTGGGTGATACTAGTCACACGACATTTTTTGAGATGTTGGGCAATTGGTCTTTGGGTGACTATTTTAAAGAACAGCAAATCCGCTGGTTTTGGGAGTTTTTAATAACCGAATTAAAGCTTGATCCGCATAAAATCTATGTGAGTTGCTTTGCTGGCGATGAAAAGCTCGGCATCCCACGTGATGAAGAGGCGGCTAATGTTTGGCAGGGTCTGTTTGAAGCATCTGGGGTGGAGGCTAAGATTATTGATATTGGGTCGGCAGAAAATGGTGATCGCGATGGCATGCAGGGTGGACGGATTTTCTACTATGATGCTAAGGAAAATTGGTGGAGTAGGGCTGGAACACCAGAGAGTATGCCAGTTGGTGAGCCGGGTGGCCCAGATAGCGAGGTTTTTTATGATTTTGGTGAAGCTTACCATGACTCAAGCTTTGGTCAGCCCCACCCAGCTAGTGATAGCCCTCGATTTATGGAAATTGGTAACTCAGTTTTTATGCAATACATCAAGACTGAGTCGGGCTTTGATGAGCTTCGACATAAGAATATTGATTTTGGTGGCGGGTTAGAGCGCCTGGCTGCCGCCACAATTGACTCGCCAGATGTTTATCGTACCAGCTTACTGTGGCCAATTATGGAAAAGCTTATGGAGTTGACCGATACGGCTTATGAAGGTAAGGAGTCGGCCATGCGGATTATTGCTGACCATGTACGTGGTGCGACTTTTATGGCGGTGGATGGAGTAAGGCCAAGTAATACGGCGCAGGGCTATGTGATGCGACGCTTAATTCGGCGTGCAATTCGTGGTGGTTTAGAGCTGGGTGTGCAGTCGGGTTTGATAGCATCCATTGTGCCAGTAGTAATTGATATTTATAAGGATGATTATGTTGAGGTGGTAGAACGGGCCAAAGATGTGCTGAATGTGTTGCAGGCCGAAGAAGAAGCTTTCCGTAAAACCTTAGAGCGTGGTTTGAGGGAGTTTGAAAAGCGTACCTCGGAGCTTGATTTCTCGCAGCGTCCACCTGTGCCAACTGGAAAACGCACCAAGCTAACTGGCAAACTCATTTTTCAATTGTCTGATACTTATGGTTTTCCGGTGGAGCTAAGTTTGGAAGAAGCAGAAAAAGAGGCGGTAGTAGTAGCAAGCGATTGGCGGGAGGAGTTTGAGCGGCTTTTAGGAGAGCAAAAAGAGCGCTCACGCACCGCTACGGTTGGCCAGTTTAAGGGTGGGTTGGCTGACCATTCGGCTAAAACTGTACAGTACCATACCGCCACTCATTTGATGTATCGGGCACTACGCAATGTTTTGGGTGATCATGTGGTGCAGCGCGGGAGCAATATTACTCCAGAGCGATTGCGGTTTGATTTTTCTCATACTGAAAAGATGACACTAGAACAAATTGCCGAAGTCGAAAAGATAGTGAATGGTGTGATTGAGCGTAATTTGCCAGTCAGTTTTGCCGAGATGAGTAAGGATGAAGCTTTTGAGGCTGGTGCGCTGGGTGCTTTTGGTGAAAAATATCCAGATATTGTGAAGGTCTATACTGTTGGCGATGCGGATGGTGATTGGTATAGCCGCGAGATCTGCGGTGGACCACACGTGCCTCGCACTGGAGAGCTTGGTAAGTTTCGTATTACCAAAGAAGAAAGTTCTTCGGCTGGGGTACGTCGAATTAAAGCCGTTCTAGAATAA
- the mnmA gene encoding tRNA 2-thiouridine(34) synthase MnmA: protein MRHPQKTVYVGLSGGVDSSVTAALLLEQGHHVVGAYMKNWTQDIAGNQCPWEDDLRSAKSVAAHLGIELKVFDLQEEYRQRVVDVMVQAYARGLTPNPDILCNEDIKFSLFYNLCRADGADFVATGHYARMLEGRLMQAIDKKKDQTYFLYRMPTQSARQVLFPLGEYEKTEVRGLAKKYGLPTANRRESMGLCFVGKVPLKDFLGEFMDLQRPHP, encoded by the coding sequence ATGAGACATCCACAAAAAACTGTCTATGTTGGGCTTTCCGGCGGAGTTGATTCGAGCGTTACGGCCGCTCTACTTTTAGAACAGGGTCATCATGTGGTGGGCGCATATATGAAAAATTGGACTCAAGATATTGCTGGCAATCAGTGTCCGTGGGAAGATGACTTGCGTTCGGCAAAAAGTGTGGCTGCACATCTTGGCATTGAGCTCAAAGTTTTTGATTTGCAAGAGGAGTATCGTCAGCGGGTGGTTGATGTGATGGTGCAGGCATATGCGCGAGGTCTGACTCCAAATCCTGATATACTATGCAATGAAGATATAAAATTTTCTCTGTTTTATAATTTGTGTCGAGCCGATGGAGCTGATTTTGTGGCCACTGGTCATTATGCTCGCATGTTGGAGGGTCGACTTATGCAGGCTATCGATAAGAAAAAGGATCAAACATATTTCTTGTATCGAATGCCGACTCAGTCTGCGCGACAAGTACTTTTTCCGCTGGGAGAGTATGAAAAAACTGAAGTGAGGGGGCTGGCTAAAAAATATGGACTACCAACGGCTAATCGACGTGAAAGTATGGGCCTGTGTTTTGTGGGTAAGGTGCCGTTAAAAGATTTTTTAGGTGAATTTATGGATCTTCAAAGGCCCCATCCTTGA
- a CDS encoding YdcF family protein: MFFHSKKERKRRSRTRKFIGFLVGLFVFFGVLVGVIFGASIYLSPQDSTSPVDAIVVVSGGQTQTRAKHGIELYKKNLAPVIIFSGAALDDGPSNAREMADLARRSGVPSEAIIIDEDAKTTYENAVNSKKIFEEHNIKSIILVTSPYHQRRTLITFSQVLGAGYTIENSSSFDNAWSKSTWWATPFGVWITVSELVKIGYIYATGNYQ; the protein is encoded by the coding sequence ATGTTTTTTCATAGTAAGAAAGAGCGTAAGCGACGTAGTCGGACTAGAAAGTTTATTGGCTTTTTAGTTGGTCTGTTTGTCTTCTTCGGAGTGTTGGTTGGGGTTATTTTTGGTGCATCTATTTATCTTTCGCCACAAGATTCGACTAGTCCAGTTGACGCTATTGTGGTTGTTTCCGGTGGGCAAACTCAGACACGGGCTAAGCACGGAATAGAACTGTATAAGAAAAATCTTGCACCAGTAATTATTTTTTCTGGTGCCGCTCTTGATGATGGCCCATCAAATGCTCGTGAAATGGCCGACCTGGCTCGTCGATCGGGTGTGCCAAGCGAGGCAATTATTATTGATGAAGATGCTAAAACAACCTATGAAAATGCCGTTAATTCCAAAAAAATCTTTGAAGAGCATAATATTAAGTCGATCATCCTAGTAACTTCACCCTATCATCAGCGCCGGACGCTCATAACTTTCAGCCAAGTATTGGGTGCTGGCTATACGATTGAAAATAGTTCAAGTTTTGATAATGCCTGGAGTAAGTCAACTTGGTGGGCAACGCCGTTTGGGGTTTGGATAACAGTATCGGAGCTAGTCAAGATTGGCTATATCTATGCGACCGGTAATTATCAATAG
- a CDS encoding cysteine desulfurase, with protein MKRYYFDYAAATPLDDKVAQAMQSARAQFANPASLHAEGRAAREALDDARKQIASVLGAQAREIIFTSGATESDNLAIFGSLTASGQNRAHIITAPTEHAAVRSCMQVAQASGYKVQEIEVSETGMVDLELATQYINDDTVLISIAMATSEIGTIQPIAEIGQLVRKIRVDRQARGIATPIIFHTDASAALGFLPLSTDRLGVDLMTLSSTKAYGPAGIGALYVRRGTPLTPLIVGGQQEFSLRSGTPATELAVGFAVAATIAEKLRKKEVARLKLLRDELWRELQKIPNIIFNGYKKRHLAGILNVAFPGFDGEDLVLALDAAGFAVATGAACTESSNEPSHVLMALGLTRTQAQGSLRISLGRETTQSDVAKLASTIAKIVVQ; from the coding sequence ATGAAGCGCTACTATTTTGATTATGCCGCCGCCACACCGCTTGATGATAAAGTGGCGCAGGCTATGCAGTCGGCGCGCGCGCAGTTTGCCAATCCGGCCAGTCTACATGCTGAAGGACGAGCGGCTCGCGAGGCGCTAGATGATGCTCGCAAGCAGATTGCCAGCGTGCTTGGTGCTCAGGCCCGAGAGATTATTTTTACCAGTGGAGCTACTGAGTCGGATAATTTAGCGATTTTTGGGTCATTAACAGCATCTGGTCAGAATCGGGCACATATTATCACCGCACCTACAGAGCATGCGGCAGTACGATCTTGTATGCAGGTAGCACAGGCTAGTGGCTACAAAGTGCAAGAAATTGAAGTATCGGAAACTGGGATGGTGGATCTTGAGTTGGCTACTCAGTATATAAATGATGATACGGTGCTTATTTCGATTGCGATGGCTACCAGTGAAATTGGCACAATTCAGCCTATTGCCGAGATTGGTCAGCTAGTGCGTAAGATTCGAGTTGATCGACAAGCGCGCGGTATAGCTACGCCAATCATTTTTCATACCGATGCATCGGCTGCATTGGGATTTTTACCATTATCGACCGACCGCTTGGGGGTCGATTTGATGACGCTATCAAGCACCAAAGCCTATGGTCCGGCCGGTATTGGAGCTCTCTATGTCCGTCGTGGTACTCCGCTTACTCCATTAATTGTTGGTGGCCAGCAGGAGTTTAGTCTGCGCTCTGGTACACCAGCCACGGAGCTAGCAGTTGGCTTTGCCGTGGCCGCTACTATAGCTGAAAAATTACGAAAAAAAGAAGTTGCAAGACTAAAATTGTTGCGCGATGAATTGTGGCGTGAGTTACAAAAAATCCCAAATATTATCTTTAATGGCTACAAGAAGCGCCATCTAGCTGGTATTTTGAATGTTGCTTTCCCAGGTTTTGATGGTGAAGATTTAGTGCTAGCACTCGATGCGGCTGGATTTGCAGTAGCAACTGGGGCGGCCTGTACCGAATCGTCTAACGAACCAAGCCATGTTCTGATGGCTTTGGGGTTAACTCGCACTCAAGCTCAAGGGAGTTTGCGGATTTCATTGGGGCGCGAGACGACGCAATCTGATGTAGCTAAGCTAGCCAGCACAATTGCCAAAATCGTCGTACAATAA
- a CDS encoding TatD family hydrolase, which translates to MIDTHAHLHFTDAFTDALSTLNRAHEAGVDTIINVGVTPDDSRRALAFAQKPEYSVRATGVRLYATAGLHPHEAGAGDTALDAIADLAEEVVAIGECGLDYYRNLATKSEQDRALRAQIEIALEHHLPLIFHVRDAWSDFFAVLRDYPEAGGVIHSFTGTQAEVETALEHPGELFFGLNGIMTFTKDEAQLVAAKLIPAERLLVETDCPYLAPVPYRGKRNEPAYIPAIVEFLATLRGVDVDKLAHQTDHNAEQLFGINL; encoded by the coding sequence ATGATTGACACTCACGCCCACTTACATTTTACCGATGCCTTTACCGATGCCCTGTCGACCCTCAATAGGGCCCACGAAGCTGGCGTGGATACAATTATTAATGTTGGCGTCACGCCAGATGATAGTCGTCGAGCTCTAGCTTTTGCGCAGAAGCCCGAATATAGTGTGCGTGCTACTGGTGTTCGGCTCTATGCTACGGCTGGCTTACATCCGCATGAGGCTGGCGCTGGTGATACTGCCCTCGATGCAATTGCTGACTTGGCTGAGGAAGTTGTGGCAATTGGCGAGTGTGGACTAGATTATTATCGTAATCTTGCCACTAAGTCCGAACAAGATCGGGCATTGCGAGCCCAGATTGAAATTGCGCTGGAGCATCATTTACCGTTAATTTTTCATGTTCGAGATGCTTGGTCGGACTTTTTTGCGGTTTTGCGCGATTATCCAGAGGCGGGTGGCGTAATTCATAGCTTTACTGGTACTCAAGCAGAGGTTGAGACGGCGCTCGAGCATCCTGGAGAGTTGTTTTTTGGCTTAAATGGCATCATGACGTTCACTAAAGATGAAGCACAACTAGTGGCTGCTAAGCTGATTCCAGCCGAGCGTCTGTTGGTTGAAACAGATTGTCCATATCTAGCACCGGTGCCATACCGAGGCAAACGTAATGAGCCGGCCTATATTCCGGCGATTGTGGAGTTTTTGGCGACGTTGCGTGGGGTAGATGTGGATAAATTAGCGCATCAAACAGACCATAATGCCGAGCAGTTATTTGGGATTAATTTATGA
- a CDS encoding pyridoxamine 5'-phosphate oxidase family protein encodes MTPNQLFTELETASHMVVATHGKPSPEAAVVSFSYNEDLREIYFASESTTRKIQNILNNPRVALVIGWGSWTAQLEGKADILDGDDRERVMRTHIKRNPGSSKYASLPTQQYVRVKIDWARFTDFRNGEAIHEVQSLKHD; translated from the coding sequence ATGACGCCTAATCAATTATTTACTGAGCTGGAGACGGCTAGCCATATGGTGGTAGCAACACACGGCAAGCCGTCGCCAGAAGCGGCCGTAGTATCTTTTTCTTATAATGAGGATTTGCGTGAAATTTATTTTGCATCGGAATCCACCACGCGTAAAATTCAGAATATTTTAAATAATCCTCGGGTGGCTTTAGTGATTGGTTGGGGTAGTTGGACGGCTCAGCTAGAGGGGAAGGCCGACATTCTTGATGGTGATGATAGGGAGCGAGTCATGCGGACTCACATTAAGCGGAATCCGGGTTCGAGCAAATATGCCAGCTTGCCCACCCAGCAATATGTACGCGTAAAAATAGACTGGGCTCGTTTTACAGATTTTCGTAATGGCGAAGCTATACACGAAGTGCAGAGCTTAAAGCATGATTGA
- a CDS encoding methionine--tRNA ligase produces the protein MTNPTRNNYYITTSIPYANARPHLGHAMEFIQADTLARWHRQKGLHVYLQVGTDEHGQKLYEAAHEAGVEPLNFVNEMSESFVQLARDLHIDYDAFVRTTDTHHKQGAQALWRACQKDIYKGTYTGLYCVACELFYTAKDAVEDKCPLHPNRELEELAIESYFLRLAPYQERLIALLESDEYRIFPTLRKNEILSFLKNNKLADLSISRPKSQLEWGVEVPDDSTHVMYVWFDALANYITGVGYPNDKDFAKWWPANLHIVGKDINRFHSVYWPIMLMSAGLTTPKALYVHGFINAPGGVKMSKSLGNSVEPGEIIDQYGAEALRYYLLRYIPHDADGEFSMDRFYAVYTADLVNNLGNLVQRVASMSTKYCDGHFTHLSELRTPQLERLEDARFDDILQDIWSQLDALNESIDKNEPWQLAKTNLDAVQNLLDDWIHNILQIAVSLKPFLPATSEKMHKIFADGQVDMRVGVLFPRLEKESGHDA, from the coding sequence ATGACCAATCCAACCCGAAATAACTACTATATAACTACCTCCATTCCTTATGCCAATGCTCGGCCACACCTGGGGCATGCTATGGAATTTATCCAGGCTGATACCTTAGCTCGTTGGCACCGACAAAAAGGCCTTCATGTGTATCTGCAAGTTGGCACTGATGAACATGGTCAGAAGTTATATGAAGCCGCCCACGAAGCCGGTGTAGAGCCATTAAACTTTGTTAATGAGATGAGCGAGAGTTTTGTGCAGTTAGCACGTGACTTACATATTGATTACGATGCCTTTGTACGTACAACCGATACCCATCACAAGCAAGGCGCTCAAGCCTTGTGGCGGGCCTGTCAAAAAGATATTTATAAGGGTACGTATACCGGGCTGTATTGCGTGGCTTGTGAGCTTTTTTATACTGCTAAGGACGCAGTAGAAGATAAATGCCCACTACATCCCAATCGTGAGCTTGAAGAGTTGGCAATTGAGAGTTATTTCTTACGCCTAGCACCCTATCAAGAGCGATTAATTGCACTTTTAGAGTCGGATGAATACAGAATTTTTCCAACCTTACGCAAAAACGAGATTCTGAGCTTTTTAAAAAATAATAAGCTTGCAGATCTCTCTATTTCGCGGCCTAAAAGTCAGTTGGAGTGGGGTGTGGAGGTGCCAGACGACAGTACACATGTAATGTATGTTTGGTTTGATGCCTTAGCCAATTACATCACCGGTGTTGGCTATCCGAATGATAAGGATTTTGCAAAATGGTGGCCGGCCAATTTGCATATTGTTGGTAAGGATATCAATCGGTTTCATTCGGTATATTGGCCAATTATGCTGATGAGTGCTGGTTTGACTACGCCAAAAGCCCTTTATGTACATGGCTTTATTAATGCTCCAGGTGGTGTAAAGATGAGCAAGAGTCTTGGCAATTCGGTGGAGCCGGGAGAGATTATCGATCAATATGGCGCTGAAGCGCTACGTTATTATCTTTTGCGCTACATTCCACACGATGCTGATGGTGAATTTAGTATGGATCGTTTTTATGCAGTTTATACGGCCGATCTAGTAAATAATCTTGGTAATCTGGTGCAGCGCGTGGCTAGTATGTCAACCAAGTATTGCGATGGTCATTTTACCCATTTAAGTGAATTGCGTACTCCCCAGCTTGAAAGACTCGAAGATGCTAGATTTGACGATATATTACAGGATATTTGGAGTCAGCTCGATGCATTAAATGAATCGATTGATAAAAATGAACCTTGGCAGCTAGCCAAGACTAATTTAGACGCGGTGCAAAACCTATTGGATGACTGGATTCATAATATTTTGCAGATTGCCGTCTCGCTCAAGCCGTTTCTTCCAGCTACATCAGAAAAAATGCATAAAATATTTGCTGATGGTCAGGTTGATATGCGAGTTGGGGTTTTGTTTCCACGCCTTGAAAAAGAGTCAGGGCATGACGCCTAA